In one window of Caballeronia sp. TF1N1 DNA:
- a CDS encoding glutathione peroxidase yields MSAASDDIYAFKAETLGGETVGIDQYRGKVLLIVNTASECGFTPQYKGLQEVYERFAARGFEVLGFPCNQFGAQEPGDATQIGSFCEKNYGVTFPMFAKIDVKGPHAHPLFKYLTSKEPGVLGTEVIKWNFTKFLVNRNGDILKRYASLTKPESIAEDIEKLL; encoded by the coding sequence TTTACGCGTTCAAGGCCGAGACGCTGGGCGGCGAGACGGTGGGCATCGACCAGTATCGCGGCAAGGTGCTTTTGATCGTGAACACCGCGAGCGAATGCGGCTTCACGCCGCAATACAAGGGTCTGCAGGAAGTCTATGAGCGCTTCGCGGCGCGCGGTTTCGAAGTGCTCGGTTTTCCCTGCAACCAGTTCGGCGCGCAGGAACCGGGCGATGCCACGCAGATCGGCAGCTTCTGCGAAAAGAACTACGGCGTCACGTTCCCGATGTTCGCGAAGATCGACGTCAAGGGGCCGCATGCGCATCCACTCTTCAAATATCTGACATCGAAGGAACCGGGCGTGCTCGGCACCGAGGTCATCAAGTGGAACTTCACGAAGTTTCTCGTGAACCGCAACGGCGACATCCTGAAGCGCTACGCGTCGCTGACGAAACCGGAGTCGATTGCCGAGGACATCGAAAAACTGCTGTAG
- the cls gene encoding cardiolipin synthase, which yields MQAADWLHLGTLVIAAHVLGVIAAIHAIINTRTSQGAVAWAVSLVAMPYFTLIPYLFLGRSKFAGYIDARRLEIEILRSRSKPAEWDSTDRSDAPQPLPIHRDEAGALLDASGVRGEIAPGPASYLGNPTIRTLQRLSGMPFLRGNSVRVLVNGDATFSAILSAIESAEHYVVVQFFIVRADALGELLKEMLIARAKAGVRVYFLYDSIGSFDLPHRYVNALRASGVQAHPFAAKRKFVHRFQINFRNHRKIVVVDGKRAFVGGHNVGVEYLGGNPRLTPWRDTHVEVRGPAVASIQFVFTEDWYWATQRLPELGPAPHSDENMHCMVLSSGPADKQETCSLFFVEAINAARQRVWITSPYLIPDEAVFSALRLAVMRGVDVRILIPSRRDHRVVFAASKLYAYDLLQAGVRIFRYKPGFLHQKVVLVDDVGAAIGSANLDNRSFRLNFEVMVLTVDNAFAREVESMLLADFALSYEIDREDYRGAASWRRMAMHVARLFSPIL from the coding sequence ATGCAAGCAGCAGACTGGCTACACCTCGGCACGCTCGTGATAGCCGCGCATGTGCTCGGCGTGATCGCGGCGATTCACGCCATCATCAATACGCGCACCTCGCAGGGCGCGGTGGCGTGGGCGGTGTCGCTCGTGGCCATGCCTTACTTCACGCTCATTCCTTATCTGTTTCTCGGCCGTAGCAAGTTCGCGGGTTATATCGACGCGCGTCGGCTCGAAATCGAGATTCTGCGCAGCCGCTCGAAACCCGCCGAATGGGACTCGACGGATCGCAGCGACGCGCCTCAGCCGCTCCCGATTCATCGCGACGAAGCCGGCGCGCTGCTCGACGCGTCGGGCGTGCGCGGCGAGATCGCGCCGGGACCGGCGAGCTATCTCGGCAATCCGACCATTCGCACTTTGCAGCGCCTGTCGGGCATGCCGTTCCTGCGCGGCAACTCGGTGCGCGTGCTCGTCAACGGCGACGCCACGTTCTCCGCGATTCTCTCCGCCATCGAATCGGCCGAGCACTATGTCGTCGTGCAGTTCTTCATCGTGCGCGCCGATGCGCTCGGCGAGTTGCTCAAGGAAATGCTCATCGCGCGGGCGAAAGCGGGCGTGCGCGTCTATTTTCTCTACGACAGCATCGGCAGCTTCGACTTGCCGCATCGCTACGTGAATGCGCTGCGTGCGAGCGGCGTACAGGCGCATCCGTTCGCGGCCAAGCGCAAGTTCGTGCACCGCTTCCAGATCAACTTCCGCAATCACCGGAAGATCGTGGTGGTCGACGGCAAGCGCGCGTTCGTCGGCGGACACAACGTGGGCGTCGAGTATCTCGGCGGCAATCCACGCCTCACGCCCTGGCGCGATACCCACGTCGAGGTGCGCGGCCCCGCCGTGGCGAGCATCCAGTTCGTTTTCACGGAAGATTGGTACTGGGCCACGCAACGCCTGCCCGAGCTCGGCCCCGCGCCGCATTCGGACGAAAACATGCACTGCATGGTGTTGTCGAGCGGCCCGGCCGACAAACAGGAAACCTGTTCGCTCTTCTTCGTCGAGGCGATCAACGCGGCGCGCCAACGTGTCTGGATCACCTCGCCCTATCTGATTCCCGACGAAGCCGTATTCTCCGCGCTGCGCCTTGCCGTGATGCGTGGCGTCGATGTACGCATCCTGATTCCGAGCCGGCGCGATCATCGCGTGGTGTTCGCGGCATCGAAGCTGTATGCCTACGATTTGTTGCAGGCGGGCGTGCGCATATTCCGCTACAAGCCGGGTTTTCTGCATCAAAAGGTCGTGCTCGTCGACGATGTCGGCGCGGCCATCGGCAGCGCAAATCTCGACAACCGCTCCTTTCGCCTCAATTTCGAGGTCATGGTGCTGACCGTCGACAACGCTTTCGCGCGTGAAGTCGAAAGCATGCTGCTCGCCGACTTCGCGCTTTCGTATGAGATCGACCGCGAGGACTATCGCGGCGCGGCGTCCTGGCGACGCATGGCCATGCACGTGGCGCGCCTCTTCTCGCCTATCCTTTAA
- the prmB gene encoding 50S ribosomal protein L3 N(5)-glutamine methyltransferase yields MALPFTTLRDLLRFGVTRFTEAGLSFGHGSTNAYDEAAYLILHTLHLPLDTLDPFLDARLLDTEIDAVMKVIERRAKERVPAAYITQEAWMHGHRFYVDERVIVPRSFIGELLQDGLQPYVADPDQVTRVLELCTGSGCLAVLAAQAFENADIDAVDISADALAVARRNVDDYELDERISLYEGDLYAPLPQDARYEVIITNPPYVNATAMQSLPEEYRHEPALALAGGADGMDVVRRIVHEASKWLTEDGVLVVEIGNERANVEAALGGLDLIWLSTSAGDDNVFLIQAADLPA; encoded by the coding sequence ATGGCGCTGCCCTTCACCACCCTGCGCGACTTGCTGCGCTTTGGCGTTACGCGCTTCACAGAGGCCGGACTCTCGTTCGGCCACGGTTCGACCAACGCCTATGACGAAGCCGCGTATCTGATTCTGCATACGCTGCATCTGCCGCTCGACACGCTCGACCCGTTTCTCGACGCGCGCCTGCTCGACACCGAAATCGACGCCGTCATGAAAGTAATCGAGCGCCGCGCGAAGGAACGCGTGCCCGCCGCCTACATCACGCAGGAAGCGTGGATGCACGGACACCGTTTCTACGTCGATGAGCGCGTGATCGTGCCGCGTTCGTTCATCGGCGAATTGCTGCAGGACGGCTTGCAACCTTACGTGGCCGACCCCGACCAGGTCACGCGCGTGCTCGAACTCTGCACCGGTTCGGGCTGCCTCGCGGTGCTCGCGGCGCAGGCGTTCGAAAACGCCGATATCGATGCCGTCGACATCTCCGCCGATGCGCTCGCGGTCGCGCGCCGCAACGTCGACGACTACGAACTCGACGAACGCATCTCGCTTTACGAAGGCGACCTGTATGCGCCGCTGCCGCAAGACGCGCGCTACGAAGTGATCATCACGAACCCGCCATACGTCAACGCCACCGCCATGCAGTCGCTGCCCGAGGAATATCGCCACGAGCCGGCACTCGCGCTCGCGGGCGGCGCGGACGGCATGGACGTGGTGCGGCGTATCGTGCACGAGGCGAGCAAGTGGCTGACCGAAGACGGCGTGCTCGTCGTCGAGATCGGCAACGAACGCGCCAATGTCGAAGCGGCGCTCGGCGGTCTCGATCTAATCTGGCTCTCGACCAGCGCTGGCGACGACAACGTGTTCCTGATCCAGGCCGCCGACCTGCCGGCCTGA
- the dapE gene encoding succinyl-diaminopimelate desuccinylase — translation MSGTLSLTEALIERASVTPDDQHCQALMIERLAAIGFHCETIASGGVTNLWAVKRGTDGSQGKLLAFAGHTDVVPTGPLEQWTSPPFAPAQRDGKLYGRGAADMKASLAAFVVSSEEFVANHPLHRGSLAFLITSDEEGPATDGTVKVVEALKARGERLDYCIVGEPTSNATLGDMVKNGRRGSMTGKLFVKGVQGHIAYPHLAKNPVHALAPALAELVAERWDDGNEYFPPTTWQVSNLHSGTGATNIIPGHADLMFNFRFSTASTVEGLQSRVQAILDKHGLDYDLTWTVSGLPFLTPRGELSEALEKAIRDETGVATELSTTGGTSDGRFIARICKQVIEFGPPNGTIHKIDEHVEVRFIEPLKNIYRRVLEQLVA, via the coding sequence ATGTCCGGCACCTTATCCCTCACCGAAGCATTGATCGAACGCGCGTCCGTCACGCCCGACGACCAGCATTGTCAGGCGCTGATGATCGAACGCCTCGCCGCGATCGGCTTTCACTGCGAAACCATCGCCTCGGGCGGCGTCACGAACCTGTGGGCGGTCAAGCGCGGCACGGACGGATCGCAAGGCAAGCTGCTTGCCTTCGCCGGCCACACCGATGTCGTGCCCACCGGCCCGCTCGAACAATGGACCTCGCCGCCGTTCGCCCCGGCGCAGCGCGACGGCAAGCTCTACGGGCGCGGCGCGGCGGACATGAAGGCCTCGCTTGCGGCGTTCGTCGTATCGAGCGAAGAGTTCGTCGCGAACCATCCGCTGCATCGCGGCTCGCTCGCCTTTCTCATCACGAGCGACGAAGAAGGCCCCGCCACCGACGGCACCGTGAAGGTTGTCGAAGCCTTGAAGGCGCGCGGCGAGCGACTCGATTACTGCATCGTCGGCGAGCCGACTTCGAACGCCACGCTCGGCGACATGGTCAAGAACGGCCGGCGCGGCTCGATGACGGGCAAGCTCTTCGTCAAGGGCGTGCAAGGGCATATCGCGTATCCGCATCTCGCGAAAAATCCGGTGCATGCGCTCGCACCGGCGCTTGCCGAACTCGTGGCGGAGCGCTGGGACGACGGCAACGAATACTTTCCGCCGACCACGTGGCAAGTCTCGAACCTGCATTCCGGCACGGGCGCGACCAACATCATTCCCGGCCACGCGGACCTGATGTTCAACTTCCGCTTCTCGACCGCGAGCACGGTCGAAGGTCTGCAAAGCCGCGTGCAAGCCATTCTCGACAAGCACGGCCTCGATTACGACCTGACCTGGACCGTGAGCGGCCTGCCCTTTTTGACGCCGCGCGGCGAACTCTCCGAGGCGCTCGAAAAAGCGATCCGCGACGAAACCGGCGTGGCGACGGAACTGTCGACCACGGGCGGCACGTCGGACGGGCGCTTCATCGCGCGCATCTGCAAACAGGTGATCGAATTCGGTCCGCCGAACGGCACCATCCATAAGATCGACGAACATGTCGAAGTGCGATTCATCGAGCCGCTGAAGAACATCTACCGCCGCGTGCTCGAACAACTCGTCGCTTAA
- a CDS encoding ArsC family reductase, whose protein sequence is MAKTTVVYGIPNCDTVKKARVWLEEHGVPFEFHDFKKAGVSNALVQDWLKDVPLDQLINKRGTTWRGLSDVHKAEADTTSGAIALMIHKPSIIKRPVVVVNGRVKTLGFSAEQYETIFA, encoded by the coding sequence GTGGCGAAGACAACGGTCGTGTACGGCATTCCCAATTGCGACACGGTGAAGAAAGCACGCGTGTGGCTGGAGGAACATGGCGTGCCGTTCGAGTTTCACGACTTCAAGAAAGCCGGTGTGTCGAACGCGCTGGTGCAGGACTGGCTGAAGGACGTGCCGCTCGACCAGCTCATCAACAAGCGCGGCACGACCTGGCGCGGGCTGTCGGACGTGCACAAGGCCGAAGCGGATACCACCTCGGGCGCCATTGCGCTCATGATCCACAAGCCGTCGATCATCAAGCGGCCGGTCGTCGTCGTGAACGGGCGCGTGAAGACGCTCGGCTTTTCGGCCGAGCAGTACGAGACGATCTTCGCATGA
- the dapD gene encoding 2,3,4,5-tetrahydropyridine-2,6-dicarboxylate N-succinyltransferase, with amino-acid sequence MSQQLQSIIDQAWENRAELSPKAAPAEVREAVAHAIEQLDKGALRVAEKRDGDWVVNQWLKKAVLLSFRLEDNAPMPAGGYSQFYDKVPSKFANYTPEDFAAGGFRVVPPAIARRGSFIAKNVVLMPSYTNIGAYVDEGTMVDTWATVGSCAQIGKNVHLSGGVGIGGVLEPLQANPVIIEDNCFIGARSEVVEGVIVEENSVISMGVYLGQSTKIYDRETGQVSYGRIPAGSVVVAGNLPSKDGSHSLYCAVIVKKVDAKTRAKVGLNELLRGD; translated from the coding sequence ATGTCGCAACAACTTCAGAGCATCATCGATCAAGCCTGGGAAAACCGCGCTGAACTGTCGCCCAAGGCCGCGCCCGCGGAAGTCCGCGAAGCCGTTGCCCATGCCATCGAACAACTGGACAAGGGCGCGTTGCGTGTCGCCGAAAAGCGCGACGGCGACTGGGTCGTGAATCAATGGCTGAAGAAGGCGGTGCTGCTGTCGTTCCGTCTCGAAGACAACGCGCCGATGCCCGCCGGCGGCTACTCGCAGTTCTACGACAAGGTGCCCTCGAAGTTCGCGAACTACACGCCCGAAGACTTCGCGGCAGGCGGTTTCCGCGTGGTGCCGCCGGCCATCGCGCGGCGCGGCTCGTTCATCGCGAAGAACGTAGTGCTGATGCCCTCGTACACCAACATTGGCGCTTACGTCGATGAAGGCACCATGGTCGATACCTGGGCCACCGTCGGTTCGTGCGCGCAGATCGGCAAGAACGTGCATCTGTCGGGCGGCGTAGGCATTGGCGGCGTGCTGGAGCCGTTACAGGCGAATCCGGTCATCATCGAGGACAACTGCTTCATCGGCGCGCGCTCGGAAGTGGTGGAAGGCGTGATCGTCGAGGAGAATTCGGTCATTTCCATGGGCGTGTATCTCGGCCAGAGCACCAAGATCTATGACCGCGAAACCGGTCAGGTGAGCTACGGCCGCATTCCGGCGGGCTCGGTGGTGGTCGCGGGCAACCTGCCTTCGAAGGACGGTTCGCATAGCCTGTATTGCGCGGTCATCGTCAAGAAGGTCGACGCCAAGACGCGCGCCAAGGTTGGCCTGAACGAACTGCTGCGAGGCGACTGA
- the dapC gene encoding succinyldiaminopimelate transaminase: MNPLLQKLQSYPFEKLRLLFQGIEPRAGFTPISFGIGEPKHPTPALIRDAVIDSLDGMASYPATLGSAPLREAIAKWVMTRYGLPSINPATEVLPVSGSREALFALAQTVVDSRGASHAAASGEPPIVLCPNPFYQIYEGAALLAGAEPYFVNSDPSRNFACDYSTVPEAIWARTQLLYVCSPGNPTGAVLTLDNWRELFALSDKHGFVIASDECYSEIYFDEANPPLGGLEAAHKLNRGFERLVMLSSLSKRSNVPGMRSGFVAGDAAILKSFLLYRTYHGAALSTVFQKASVVAWQDETHVRDNRAKYLRKFETVTPMLAEVLDVRLPDAAFYLWANVAKTGLTDTEFAARLYADYNVTVLPGSFLARTAHGTNPGEGFVRIALVAGVEECVEGARRIVEFCRTLSPVTAPASP, encoded by the coding sequence GTGAATCCACTACTCCAGAAACTTCAGTCGTATCCGTTCGAAAAGCTGCGTCTGCTTTTTCAGGGCATCGAGCCGCGCGCGGGATTCACGCCGATCAGCTTCGGTATTGGCGAGCCGAAGCATCCCACGCCCGCGCTGATACGCGACGCCGTCATCGATTCGCTCGACGGCATGGCGAGCTATCCGGCAACGCTCGGCAGCGCGCCCTTGCGCGAAGCCATCGCCAAGTGGGTGATGACGCGCTACGGTCTGCCTTCGATCAATCCCGCCACCGAAGTGCTGCCCGTTTCCGGTTCGCGCGAAGCCTTGTTCGCGCTGGCGCAGACCGTTGTCGACAGCCGCGGCGCGAGTCACGCGGCGGCATCGGGCGAGCCGCCCATCGTACTCTGTCCGAACCCGTTCTATCAAATCTACGAAGGCGCGGCGCTGCTCGCGGGCGCCGAGCCTTACTTCGTCAATAGCGACCCGTCGCGCAACTTCGCGTGCGATTACTCGACGGTGCCCGAAGCAATCTGGGCGCGCACGCAACTGCTCTACGTGTGTTCGCCGGGCAATCCGACAGGCGCCGTGCTCACGCTCGACAACTGGCGCGAACTCTTCGCGCTGTCGGACAAGCACGGCTTCGTGATTGCCTCCGACGAGTGCTATTCGGAAATCTATTTCGACGAAGCCAACCCGCCGCTCGGCGGCCTCGAAGCCGCGCACAAGCTGAATCGCGGTTTCGAGCGTCTCGTCATGCTGTCGAGCTTGTCGAAGCGCTCGAACGTGCCCGGCATGCGCTCGGGCTTCGTCGCTGGCGACGCCGCTATCCTCAAAAGTTTCCTGCTGTATCGCACCTATCATGGCGCGGCGCTTTCGACGGTGTTTCAGAAAGCGAGCGTGGTCGCGTGGCAGGATGAAACGCACGTTCGCGACAATCGCGCGAAGTATCTGCGGAAGTTCGAAACCGTCACGCCCATGCTCGCCGAGGTGCTCGACGTGCGTCTGCCCGACGCCGCGTTCTATTTGTGGGCCAACGTCGCCAAGACCGGTCTCACGGATACCGAGTTCGCCGCGCGTCTGTACGCCGACTATAATGTGACGGTCCTGCCGGGGTCCTTTCTCGCCCGCACGGCGCACGGCACGAATCCGGGCGAAGGCTTCGTGCGCATCGCGCTCGTCGCCGGCGTCGAGGAATGTGTCGAAGGCGCCCGCCGCATCGTCGAATTCTGCCGCACGCTGTCGCCGGTCACGGCACCCGCTTCGCCGTGA